In Entomomonas moraniae, one DNA window encodes the following:
- a CDS encoding putative hemolysin, with product MDNQSKKDKNPSVGMANPASVYCEQIGGKLEIKNSTDGQYGMCTLPNGEQIEEWALYRRDHK from the coding sequence ATGGACAATCAATCTAAGAAAGATAAAAATCCTAGTGTTGGTATGGCTAATCCTGCATCTGTATATTGTGAGCAGATTGGCGGAAAATTAGAGATCAAAAATTCAACTGATGGTCAATACGGTATGTGTACTCTACCTAATGGAGAACAAATAGAAGAGTGGGCGTTATACCGTAGAGACCATAAGTAA
- a CDS encoding lambda exonuclease family protein — MIWHNIQQNSEEREQLRLGKVTASNFGTIMANDSGAFGETAKRYALQLALEIINNQKAEYSFTNQHMERGHEQEPIARMLYENEYFIDVTNGGFFDCGDYGDSPDGLVNDDGVIEIKSVIASTHYATLKRKSFDPSYRWQLIGHLDCTGRDWVDFISYCSDFPEHKQLIVYRLNRSECEQDIERLVNRRKMFIELVKNTVKEVKHG; from the coding sequence ATGATATGGCACAACATCCAACAGAATAGCGAAGAAAGGGAGCAGTTAAGGCTTGGCAAGGTCACTGCTTCTAACTTTGGAACAATCATGGCTAATGACAGCGGCGCGTTTGGTGAGACGGCTAAACGTTACGCTTTACAGTTGGCCCTGGAGATTATCAACAATCAAAAGGCAGAGTATAGCTTCACTAATCAACACATGGAGCGAGGTCACGAACAAGAGCCAATCGCCAGGATGTTATACGAGAATGAGTATTTTATTGATGTGACTAACGGCGGTTTTTTCGATTGCGGTGATTATGGCGATTCACCAGATGGACTAGTTAATGATGACGGGGTTATCGAGATTAAGTCAGTTATCGCTTCCACCCATTACGCGACCTTAAAGCGTAAATCATTCGATCCTAGTTATAGATGGCAGCTAATAGGTCATTTAGATTGCACAGGACGCGACTGGGTAGACTTTATAAGTTACTGCTCAGACTTTCCAGAGCATAAGCAATTAATCGTTTACAGGCTGAATAGATCAGAATGCGAACAAGATATAGAAAGATTAGTCAATAGGCGCAAGATGTTTATTGAGTTGGTTAAAAATACAGTTAAAGAGGTTAAACATGGCTGA
- the ssb gene encoding single-stranded DNA-binding protein — MAEKGVNKVILIGNCGDEPSIRYMPDGTAVATVSLATSETWKDKNTGQPQERTEWHRCTCFGKLAEIIGQYVHKGSKLYIEGKLRTRKWTDQQGVDRYTTEVAIEKMQMLDSRQDQPQQNQQVPSFDDFDDPHF, encoded by the coding sequence ATGGCTGAGAAAGGTGTTAATAAAGTTATTCTAATAGGAAATTGTGGAGACGAACCATCTATTAGATACATGCCTGACGGAACGGCAGTGGCTACTGTTTCACTAGCCACATCGGAAACTTGGAAAGATAAGAACACAGGACAACCACAAGAGCGTACAGAGTGGCATCGTTGTACATGTTTTGGAAAATTAGCAGAAATCATAGGGCAATATGTTCATAAAGGCTCAAAACTTTATATTGAAGGTAAGCTTAGAACTAGAAAATGGACAGACCAACAAGGCGTTGATCGTTATACAACAGAGGTTGCTATAGAGAAAATGCAGATGTTAGACAGCCGTCAAGATCAACCTCAACAGAATCAACAAGTGCCAAGCTTTGATGACTTTGATGATCCTCATTTTTAG